The following are from one region of the Paenibacillus sp. JZ16 genome:
- the urtA gene encoding urea ABC transporter substrate-binding protein has protein sequence MKKQSVIVKGWASFVLCAILMSGCVTEKEAAPTAGADNGSPAVEAAGDSIKVGILHSLSGTMAISEVSVKDAEMLAIEEINAAGGVLGKQIEPVIEDGASDWPTFAEKAGKLLQQDKVAAVFGGWTSASRKAMLPVFEQNNGLLFYPVQYEGLESSPNIFYTGATTNQQIVPSVSWLLENRGKKMFLLGSDYVFPRTANKIIKAQLTAEGGELAGEEYTPLGHTDFSTIIAKIKEAKPDIVYNTLNGDSNVAFFKQLKDAGITSKDMTTLSVSVAEEEIRGIGADILEGHLAAWNYYQSTDTPENKAFVDKYKAKYGADRVTADPIEAGYTAVYLWKAAVEKAGTTEVAKVKEAAKGIEFAAPEGKVTIDGENQHIHKTVRIGEVQADGQFKELWNSGEPVKPDPYLKTYDWAKGLSGE, from the coding sequence ATGAAGAAACAAAGCGTGATCGTTAAAGGCTGGGCCTCATTTGTTTTATGTGCAATCTTGATGTCAGGCTGCGTGACGGAAAAGGAAGCCGCTCCAACCGCCGGAGCGGATAACGGGAGTCCGGCGGTAGAAGCCGCTGGCGATTCAATTAAGGTTGGCATTCTTCACTCACTCAGCGGAACGATGGCCATAAGCGAGGTATCCGTTAAGGATGCAGAGATGCTTGCCATCGAAGAAATCAATGCAGCTGGCGGCGTGCTTGGCAAGCAGATCGAACCCGTAATCGAGGACGGTGCCTCGGATTGGCCGACCTTCGCGGAGAAAGCGGGCAAATTGCTGCAGCAGGATAAGGTTGCCGCCGTATTCGGAGGCTGGACCTCTGCCAGCCGGAAAGCCATGCTCCCTGTTTTCGAACAGAACAACGGCCTTTTATTCTATCCGGTCCAATATGAAGGGCTGGAATCCTCACCTAACATTTTTTATACGGGCGCAACAACCAATCAGCAGATCGTACCCTCAGTGTCCTGGCTGCTGGAGAACCGCGGCAAAAAAATGTTCCTCCTCGGCTCCGATTACGTGTTTCCGAGAACGGCCAACAAGATCATCAAGGCACAGTTGACGGCAGAGGGCGGCGAACTGGCTGGGGAGGAATACACGCCGCTGGGTCATACCGATTTCAGCACGATTATAGCCAAGATCAAGGAGGCGAAGCCCGATATCGTCTATAACACGCTGAACGGCGACAGCAATGTGGCCTTCTTCAAGCAGCTGAAGGATGCGGGCATTACCTCCAAGGATATGACCACGCTGTCCGTCAGCGTGGCGGAGGAGGAGATCCGAGGCATCGGCGCAGATATACTGGAGGGTCATCTGGCAGCCTGGAACTATTATCAATCTACCGATACTCCGGAGAACAAGGCTTTTGTCGACAAATACAAAGCAAAATACGGCGCTGACCGCGTGACGGCTGACCCGATCGAAGCGGGATACACGGCGGTGTACTTATGGAAGGCCGCGGTAGAGAAGGCAGGAACAACGGAGGTGGCCAAGGTGAAGGAAGCGGCAAAAGGCATTGAGTTCGCCGCTCCGGAAGGGAAAGTAACCATTGATGGGGAGAATCAGCACATTCATAAAACGGTGCGCATCGGCGAGGTGCAGGCTGACGGACAATTTAAGGAGCTCTGGAATTCGGGAGAACCCGTTAAACCGGATCCCTATCTGAAAACCTATGATTGGGCGAAGGGATTAAGCGGAGAATAA
- the kduD gene encoding 2-dehydro-3-deoxy-D-gluconate 5-dehydrogenase KduD: protein MNRFDLSGKTAIVTGSARGLGQGIAIALAEAGADIVAVSMNTSAETIEAITSLGRKASEIQVDLSDQSKLQQTFDQALELTGHVDILVNNAGIIRRTPAKDHGTQDWLDVIDLNLNTVFLLSQLAGRHMIERGSGKIINICSMLSYQGGINVPGYTASKHGVAGLTKALANEWAASGIQVNGIAPGYIETDNTAAIRQDEERRTSITERIPAGRWGKPEDIGGPAVFLASAASDYMNGHVLCVDGGWMAR, encoded by the coding sequence ATGAACAGGTTTGACTTATCAGGCAAAACCGCAATCGTCACCGGCTCCGCCAGAGGACTAGGGCAAGGCATAGCGATAGCTCTAGCCGAAGCCGGAGCGGATATCGTTGCCGTGTCCATGAATACAAGCGCCGAAACGATAGAAGCCATCACTTCACTCGGCAGAAAAGCTTCCGAAATTCAGGTCGATCTAAGCGACCAGAGCAAACTCCAGCAAACTTTTGACCAAGCGCTGGAGCTGACGGGGCATGTGGACATTCTCGTAAACAATGCCGGCATTATCCGCCGGACGCCCGCCAAGGATCATGGTACTCAAGATTGGCTTGACGTGATTGACTTGAATCTGAATACCGTATTTTTGCTGTCCCAACTTGCCGGAAGACATATGATTGAACGCGGCAGCGGCAAAATCATTAACATTTGCTCCATGCTGTCCTACCAAGGCGGAATCAACGTGCCCGGATATACGGCAAGCAAGCATGGTGTTGCCGGCCTTACGAAAGCTTTGGCCAATGAATGGGCAGCCAGCGGCATCCAAGTGAACGGAATTGCTCCCGGTTATATCGAAACCGATAATACGGCAGCCATCCGTCAGGATGAGGAACGACGGACTTCCATTACGGAACGTATTCCTGCCGGACGCTGGGGGAAACCCGAGGATATTGGCGGACCCGCCGTATTCCTCGCTTCCGCCGCTTCGGATTATATGAACGGACATGTGCTTTGTGTTGATGGCGGATGGATGGCCCGTTAA
- the pulA gene encoding type I pullulanase produces the protein MIKSCTSVKLGATCRREGTTFQVWAPDAVHVKLALYESPGEYNEQGVVTDHECGTLYLMERNGDGIWSAVVNRDLHGTYYMYQIESADGDVHYAVDPYATAVSANGCRGVVVDLAKSNPPGWEQDVRPKLLKPTDAVLYELHVRDFSIHTDSGMKYRGKYKAFTEGGLRDSEGNTIGLDHLEELGVTHVHLLPIFDFRTVNELDGYNAGSLSREYNWGYDPQNYNVPEGSYSTDPMDPILRIRELKELILALHAKGIRVVMDVVYNHTYTVDDGPFERLAPGYFYRKDEYGHLSNGSGVGNELATEKPMVRKYIKDSLRYWAEEYHIDGFRFDLMALIDTTTMKEIVSELRREVDSSLLFYGEPWTGGMSPLTEQTVKGSQKGQGFAVFNDHFRHAIKGDNDGRGRGFATGEAWYEGAVVEGMMGSIHDFALHPDETVNYVTVHDNLNLWDKILVASGMEEQAGLLRMTDGKLVNGGDVWQATAASTPYAGIPDEDVMSAAAVRRSLLANGIVLLSQGIPLLHAGDELLRTKFGDHNSYRSGDAVNAIRWSNKKRFKPVFDYYKGLIALRKAHPAFRMAAREEIEEHMEVLRSSDRIIAYRLTHHPQDSWGQIVVIVNGNEHEMTVDLPPTPYRWSIVVNDRQAGTDTIEMLDQGAIAVPGLSLMVLHEDQTQKKQGLTTVEIEYERRDQAYDGWNVWVWGTGVEDGSVPFSRVDGGKARAVFYAAPGTKRVGCIVRLNDWEDREGENDWFIDIPPDEAKLRISLLSVKGDGSEGQEQRDMAS, from the coding sequence ATGATCAAGAGCTGCACAAGTGTTAAGCTGGGGGCAACCTGCCGAAGAGAGGGAACGACCTTTCAGGTGTGGGCTCCGGATGCGGTTCATGTGAAACTGGCTTTGTATGAAAGCCCGGGAGAGTATAACGAGCAAGGTGTCGTAACGGATCACGAGTGTGGCACATTATATTTGATGGAACGTAATGGCGACGGCATATGGTCGGCTGTCGTAAACAGGGATCTTCACGGAACCTATTATATGTACCAAATCGAGTCAGCGGACGGTGACGTGCATTATGCCGTAGACCCCTATGCAACAGCGGTGTCAGCCAACGGCTGCCGCGGAGTGGTTGTCGATCTGGCGAAGAGCAATCCGCCGGGGTGGGAGCAGGATGTTAGACCCAAGCTGCTGAAGCCTACGGATGCGGTGCTCTATGAGCTTCATGTACGCGATTTCTCGATTCATACCGATTCGGGAATGAAATATAGAGGTAAATATAAGGCATTCACAGAAGGTGGCCTGCGGGATTCCGAAGGGAATACCATTGGACTGGATCATCTCGAAGAATTAGGTGTGACCCATGTGCATCTGCTGCCGATATTTGATTTTCGAACGGTCAATGAGCTGGACGGATATAATGCCGGGAGCTTAAGCCGCGAGTATAACTGGGGGTATGATCCGCAGAATTACAATGTTCCTGAAGGTTCATACTCGACAGATCCTATGGATCCGATCCTGCGCATCCGGGAGCTGAAGGAGCTGATTCTGGCTCTGCATGCCAAGGGAATCCGTGTCGTCATGGACGTGGTTTACAACCATACGTATACGGTGGATGACGGTCCGTTTGAACGATTGGCGCCAGGGTATTTCTATCGCAAGGATGAATATGGACATTTATCGAACGGTTCAGGTGTAGGCAACGAGCTGGCTACGGAGAAGCCGATGGTACGCAAATATATCAAGGATTCCTTAAGGTACTGGGCCGAGGAGTATCATATCGACGGCTTTCGATTTGATCTGATGGCTCTGATTGATACAACAACGATGAAAGAGATTGTAAGCGAGCTGCGTCGTGAGGTCGATAGCTCTCTCTTGTTCTACGGTGAGCCCTGGACGGGAGGAATGAGTCCGCTGACGGAGCAAACCGTCAAAGGAAGCCAGAAGGGTCAAGGTTTCGCTGTATTCAATGATCATTTCCGGCATGCCATCAAGGGTGACAATGACGGGCGCGGCCGAGGCTTTGCTACGGGCGAAGCGTGGTACGAGGGCGCAGTCGTTGAAGGGATGATGGGCTCGATCCATGATTTTGCCCTTCATCCGGATGAGACGGTCAATTATGTCACTGTGCATGATAATTTGAATCTGTGGGACAAAATTTTAGTGGCGAGCGGGATGGAAGAACAGGCGGGTCTGCTTCGCATGACGGACGGGAAGCTGGTTAACGGCGGCGATGTATGGCAGGCAACGGCTGCTTCCACACCCTATGCCGGTATTCCTGATGAAGATGTAATGTCGGCAGCGGCTGTGCGCCGCAGCTTGCTGGCTAACGGGATTGTCCTGCTGTCTCAAGGGATTCCGCTGCTCCATGCCGGCGATGAGCTGCTTCGCACGAAATTTGGCGATCATAACAGCTACCGCAGCGGCGATGCCGTTAATGCGATCCGCTGGTCGAACAAGAAACGATTCAAACCCGTGTTTGACTATTACAAAGGCCTTATTGCCTTGCGCAAAGCTCATCCGGCATTTCGTATGGCAGCAAGAGAAGAGATCGAGGAACATATGGAAGTGCTGCGCAGTAGCGATCGGATTATCGCCTACCGATTAACGCATCATCCACAAGATAGCTGGGGCCAGATTGTAGTGATCGTGAACGGGAATGAGCATGAAATGACGGTTGATTTGCCGCCTACACCTTACCGCTGGAGCATCGTGGTGAATGATCGTCAGGCAGGTACGGATACGATCGAGATGTTGGACCAAGGAGCTATAGCGGTCCCAGGGCTTTCGCTGATGGTGTTGCACGAAGACCAGACCCAGAAGAAGCAAGGCTTGACTACCGTTGAGATTGAATATGAAAGACGTGATCAAGCATATGATGGCTGGAACGTATGGGTGTGGGGAACAGGCGTGGAGGATGGCAGCGTGCCATTCTCAAGAGTGGACGGCGGCAAAGCTCGAGCGGTCTTCTATGCAGCTCCCGGAACCAAGCGGGTCGGCTGTATCGTCAGGTTGAACGATTGGGAGGATCGGGAAGGCGAGAACGACTGGTTTATCGATATTCCGCCAGACGAAGCCAAGTTACGGATCTCGCTGCTAAGTGTCAAAGGCGACGGCTCTGAGGGCCAAGAGCAGCGGGATATGGCGAGTTGA
- a CDS encoding transporter substrate-binding domain-containing protein, producing the protein MRGTKSIRWISLACLFTLIGSIVLTGCTPNSNDRVPTPNMGVNPYRVNTGFLLRNAVERGTLRIATERDYPPFSYHGTGGRLTGFDVEIAEEVARHMELRAEFVETEWENLLPGLTEGKYDAVFNQIEDKPDRRALYDFSVAYLSSTPVLLVRSSGEDQIRTFSDIKDKRVGLNPTGIYKDMAKKHGAEIVPIKYISDAANKLANGELDAVISDQLSVTNLKQQFPDLPVAAAESADQVSEISAAFVKGNPDLVAAVDNALATMQQDGTYLTIWNKYFGDAPMSYKGIHDRKVK; encoded by the coding sequence ATGCGCGGAACAAAATCGATACGTTGGATCAGTCTTGCCTGTTTATTCACACTGATCGGTTCAATTGTACTTACCGGATGCACGCCTAACAGCAATGACCGGGTGCCGACCCCCAACATGGGCGTAAATCCTTACCGGGTGAACACGGGCTTCCTGCTTCGGAATGCCGTCGAGCGCGGGACCCTGCGAATTGCAACGGAACGGGATTATCCCCCTTTCAGTTACCATGGAACGGGCGGAAGACTTACAGGTTTTGATGTGGAAATCGCTGAAGAGGTTGCCCGTCATATGGAGCTAAGAGCAGAATTCGTTGAAACCGAGTGGGAGAATCTGCTGCCAGGATTGACGGAAGGCAAATACGACGCCGTCTTCAACCAGATTGAAGACAAGCCGGACCGGCGGGCCCTCTATGATTTTTCCGTCGCTTATCTATCCTCAACCCCGGTTCTACTTGTGCGTTCCTCGGGTGAAGATCAGATTCGCACCTTCTCGGACATCAAGGATAAGCGTGTCGGCCTGAACCCAACCGGAATTTATAAGGATATGGCCAAGAAGCATGGAGCGGAAATTGTCCCGATCAAATATATATCAGACGCAGCTAACAAGCTCGCAAACGGAGAGCTGGATGCCGTCATTTCGGACCAATTATCCGTAACCAACCTGAAGCAGCAGTTCCCGGATCTGCCGGTCGCTGCCGCCGAATCCGCCGATCAGGTGTCCGAGATTTCCGCAGCCTTTGTAAAAGGGAATCCGGATCTCGTGGCCGCCGTTGATAATGCATTGGCTACCATGCAGCAGGACGGAACGTATTTGACCATTTGGAACAAATACTTTGGAGACGCACCGATGAGTTATAAAGGAATCCATGATCGAAAAGTTAAATAA
- a CDS encoding 50S ribosomal protein L25, with protein sequence MSKGNTVQLQADVRDEFTRASRRVLRENGGIPGVVYGAGEESIPVAVNFKDTAKLFHTGRSEVFQLDIPGSGKIPVLIKDIQKRRGTVSHVDFLRISMNKPVRVSIPVDYQGTAAGTKSGGILQTQVTEVEVEGLPGELPTTLEADVSALEIGDKLTVADIKVPEGITLHASDEEVLATVIVPRAVEAAETVDEADAEEADAGETTEES encoded by the coding sequence ATGTCAAAAGGAAACACAGTTCAACTCCAAGCAGATGTTCGTGATGAATTTACCCGGGCTTCTCGCCGAGTGCTTCGCGAAAATGGCGGAATCCCCGGCGTTGTATACGGCGCGGGCGAGGAAAGCATCCCCGTAGCTGTTAATTTCAAGGATACGGCCAAGCTGTTCCACACCGGACGTTCAGAGGTATTCCAGCTTGATATTCCAGGCTCCGGTAAAATTCCGGTTTTGATTAAGGACATTCAAAAGAGACGCGGCACTGTATCCCATGTGGACTTTCTGCGGATCTCCATGAACAAGCCGGTTCGTGTCAGCATACCGGTGGATTATCAAGGTACTGCTGCCGGAACGAAATCTGGCGGTATTCTGCAAACCCAGGTGACCGAAGTCGAAGTAGAAGGATTGCCAGGCGAGCTGCCTACTACCCTCGAAGCGGACGTATCCGCTCTGGAGATTGGCGACAAGCTTACGGTTGCAGATATTAAAGTACCGGAAGGTATTACATTGCACGCTTCGGATGAGGAGGTTCTCGCAACCGTCATCGTGCCACGCGCCGTTGAGGCTGCTGAGACGGTGGATGAAGCGGACGCTGAGGAAGCGGATGCGGGAGAGACAACCGAAGAATCATAA
- a CDS encoding glycerophosphodiester phosphodiesterase — translation MKRMIVILTAVLAVAGSQNNADVPYYPYHQTGEREVWMRSENERDQSWVNIAHRGASGYAPENTMASFVKAFDMGADMLELDVQLSKDGQVVVIHDSTVERTTDGQGEVGDLTFEELRMLDAGSWYDSAFKGEVIPALAEVLEHFAGRIGLLIELKSPSRYPGIEQRVADELKRYIIGADGGERYKDLIIVQSADKDSLPRFRQLMPDIPLGVVITSAGDLSKQQLEDMKTYAEYVNVSMRLVSKGLVQKIHQSGLKTMVWTIRDMLQIPYVLQINVDGIITDYPDRVPISISNRKMIR, via the coding sequence ATGAAAAGAATGATTGTTATTCTAACAGCTGTGCTCGCAGTGGCCGGTTCTCAAAATAACGCTGATGTCCCGTATTATCCTTATCATCAAACTGGGGAACGGGAAGTATGGATGAGGTCGGAGAATGAGCGCGATCAGTCCTGGGTTAATATTGCCCATCGGGGGGCGTCGGGTTATGCCCCGGAAAATACGATGGCTTCTTTTGTTAAAGCATTTGATATGGGAGCGGATATGCTGGAATTGGATGTCCAATTGAGCAAGGATGGACAGGTCGTTGTGATTCATGATTCCACGGTTGAGCGAACCACCGATGGGCAGGGAGAAGTAGGCGATTTAACCTTTGAGGAGCTGCGTATGCTGGATGCAGGTTCATGGTACGATTCGGCGTTTAAAGGAGAAGTCATTCCCGCTTTGGCGGAGGTGCTTGAGCATTTCGCGGGGCGTATCGGGCTGTTGATCGAATTGAAATCTCCCTCCCGGTATCCGGGTATCGAGCAAAGGGTTGCAGACGAGTTGAAAAGGTATATCATCGGCGCTGATGGTGGTGAGAGGTATAAGGACCTGATCATCGTGCAGTCAGCAGATAAGGACTCTCTCCCTCGATTCCGGCAGCTGATGCCCGATATCCCGCTGGGCGTTGTTATCACCAGTGCGGGCGACTTATCCAAGCAGCAGCTGGAAGATATGAAGACCTATGCGGAGTATGTGAATGTATCGATGAGGCTGGTATCCAAAGGGCTGGTTCAAAAGATACATCAATCCGGGCTGAAAACGATGGTATGGACCATTCGGGATATGCTGCAGATTCCTTATGTGCTTCAAATTAACGTGGATGGGATTATTACGGATTACCCGGATCGGGTACCGATTTCAATTTCGAACAGGAAAATGATCAGATAA
- the kduI gene encoding 5-dehydro-4-deoxy-D-glucuronate isomerase — MERRYASHPNEVKQYDTERLRKEFHIPVLFTPDKLELVLTHEDRMIIGGAAPVQEQVKLETDLKELGVSSFLERRELGIINIGGHGTVLVDGAEHELNNKECLYVGMGTEEVIFKSTDPSNPAKFYLNSAPAHQTFPTAKATLEEADSSALGDIKNSNDRVIYRFIHQKGIESAQLVMGMTLLKEGNMWNTMPAHTHPRRMEAYLYFDLPEEAVVIHLMGEPNETRHIVMRNEQAVISPSWSIHSGVGTSNYTFIWGMAGDNKRYDDMDPVSIKDLK; from the coding sequence ATGGAAAGACGTTATGCATCACACCCTAATGAAGTGAAACAATATGACACAGAAAGACTCCGCAAGGAATTCCATATCCCCGTCCTGTTTACGCCTGACAAGCTGGAGCTTGTCCTGACGCACGAAGATCGTATGATTATCGGTGGCGCCGCTCCCGTTCAAGAACAAGTCAAATTGGAAACCGACCTTAAAGAGCTGGGTGTTTCCTCTTTCCTGGAACGCCGTGAGCTTGGCATTATCAATATTGGCGGACATGGTACCGTACTGGTGGACGGTGCGGAGCATGAACTGAACAACAAAGAATGCTTGTACGTTGGCATGGGCACGGAAGAGGTTATTTTTAAAAGCACGGATCCATCCAACCCAGCCAAATTCTATTTGAATTCTGCGCCAGCGCACCAAACATTCCCGACAGCCAAGGCCACTCTGGAGGAAGCCGATTCCAGCGCTTTGGGCGATATCAAAAATTCCAATGATCGCGTGATCTATCGTTTCATCCATCAAAAAGGCATTGAGAGCGCCCAGCTTGTCATGGGTATGACCCTGCTGAAAGAAGGAAACATGTGGAACACGATGCCTGCCCATACCCACCCAAGACGGATGGAGGCTTATCTCTATTTTGATTTACCGGAAGAAGCGGTTGTCATCCATCTGATGGGTGAACCCAATGAAACGCGGCACATCGTCATGCGCAATGAGCAGGCCGTGATTTCGCCAAGCTGGTCGATCCACAGCGGGGTAGGCACAAGCAACTATACCTTCATCTGGGGCATGGCCGGAGATAATAAACGTTATGATGATATGGACCCGGTGTCCATAAAAGATTTAAAATAG
- a CDS encoding DeoR/GlpR family DNA-binding transcription regulator encodes MNPLRRYEKIMEYLLTHKEVTVADLSQQLQVTGKTIREDLTKLEEQGLIVRVHGGAVLAHSDQFGILPSKEPLAKHPTEKTEIALKALKHINTDDIIALDGGSTTLEIARRLEDVPLTVITNDVYIISELATKNHIRLVVPGGYRVRNMLAGPEGVSYVSQLNIQKAFISATGVHLDHGLSIYTGDLIPFKRALIETSLEVYAVVDHHKFGQTALRTFSSLQEINGIITDAGLPPETIKQYEGAGVTML; translated from the coding sequence ATGAACCCGTTACGACGCTATGAAAAAATAATGGAGTACCTTCTAACCCATAAAGAAGTGACTGTCGCCGACCTAAGCCAGCAGCTTCAAGTAACCGGAAAAACCATACGCGAGGATCTGACCAAGCTGGAGGAACAGGGTCTAATCGTTCGTGTGCATGGCGGAGCTGTCCTTGCGCACAGCGATCAATTCGGCATCCTGCCGTCCAAAGAACCGCTTGCCAAGCATCCGACTGAAAAGACCGAAATCGCGCTGAAAGCGCTGAAGCATATCAATACCGATGACATCATCGCCTTAGACGGAGGCAGCACCACGCTGGAGATTGCCCGCAGGCTGGAGGATGTGCCTCTGACGGTCATTACGAACGATGTGTATATCATCAGCGAATTGGCGACCAAGAATCATATCCGATTGGTCGTTCCGGGGGGCTACCGGGTCCGAAATATGCTCGCAGGCCCTGAAGGCGTATCGTATGTATCACAGCTGAACATTCAAAAAGCCTTCATATCCGCCACGGGCGTCCATCTTGATCATGGATTGTCCATATATACCGGGGACTTGATCCCTTTCAAACGGGCATTAATCGAAACTTCGCTGGAGGTATATGCCGTTGTCGATCATCACAAATTTGGTCAAACGGCATTAAGGACATTTTCATCCCTGCAGGAGATCAACGGCATCATTACCGATGCGGGACTGCCACCCGAGACGATCAAACAATATGAAGGTGCCGGCGTTACCATGCTGTAA